A stretch of the Planktothricoides raciborskii GIHE-MW2 genome encodes the following:
- a CDS encoding NB-ARC domain-containing protein, with protein sequence MGTLKASELGLQRIQQARKESGRKRDDAEWLVAASEVLDPESEWLLGGPYAEGCSEATWRRFLAGSPVTVPAFKAFCQVLGFDWRSIADRPGADLEEFSDGQYIDWDSCPEVGIFYDRTLELTQMSEWIGEENCRLIAILGMGGIGKTTMAIQLAKQLQYRFKIVIWRSLQYAPPLEKFIPNLLKSIPNYQTKKALPDTLESSINRLVELCNSHRCLIIIDGLESLLSNNDLAGKYRPGYEDYAKLFHQIGALPHQSCFVITSHEKPREIVKLEGHKRPVRCLKISGLQKRAARQLLQEQGLVEEPEWDILIQRYRGNPLALKIIADTILELFNGKSSEFIQQNTIFVGQLSEVLDRQFERLSEIEKKVIYRIATAESPVTISQMRDKISPAVSHSQILEVLESLARRSLIEKITEKTSDSDPVMFTLQPVVMKYIVNQFKHIFQ encoded by the coding sequence ATGGGTACTCTTAAAGCCTCTGAACTGGGATTACAAAGAATTCAGCAGGCTCGAAAAGAAAGCGGGCGAAAGCGAGACGACGCTGAATGGCTTGTGGCCGCCAGTGAAGTTTTGGATCCAGAGTCAGAGTGGCTACTGGGCGGGCCTTACGCTGAGGGCTGTTCCGAAGCCACCTGGAGACGTTTTTTAGCCGGATCTCCGGTGACTGTCCCTGCATTTAAAGCTTTTTGCCAAGTTTTAGGCTTCGACTGGCGCTCAATTGCCGATCGCCCCGGCGCCGACCTGGAAGAATTCAGCGACGGTCAATACATTGATTGGGATAGCTGCCCAGAGGTGGGCATTTTTTACGATCGCACCTTAGAATTGACACAAATGAGCGAATGGATTGGCGAAGAAAACTGCCGCTTAATCGCAATTTTGGGCATGGGAGGAATTGGCAAAACCACCATGGCCATCCAACTAGCAAAACAGCTACAATATCGGTTTAAAATCGTCATTTGGCGCAGTCTGCAATATGCCCCGCCTTTAGAAAAATTTATCCCCAATTTGCTTAAATCAATCCCCAATTATCAAACCAAAAAAGCATTACCAGATACCTTAGAAAGTAGCATCAATCGGTTAGTTGAATTGTGCAATTCCCACCGTTGTTTAATTATTATTGATGGCTTAGAATCCCTTCTTAGTAATAACGACCTGGCGGGAAAATATCGCCCAGGCTATGAAGATTATGCCAAGTTATTCCATCAAATTGGCGCATTGCCTCATCAAAGCTGCTTTGTCATTACCAGTCACGAAAAACCCCGTGAAATTGTCAAGCTAGAAGGTCATAAGCGTCCGGTGCGTTGTTTAAAAATATCGGGACTGCAAAAAAGGGCAGCCCGACAACTTTTGCAAGAACAAGGATTAGTCGAAGAACCGGAATGGGATATACTGATTCAACGCTACCGAGGCAACCCCTTGGCGTTAAAAATTATCGCTGATACCATTTTAGAATTATTTAATGGGAAAAGTTCGGAATTTATCCAACAAAATACTATATTTGTGGGACAATTGAGTGAGGTTTTAGACCGGCAGTTTGAGCGACTTTCCGAGATAGAAAAAAAGGTAATTTATCGCATTGCTACCGCTGAATCACCTGTAACTATTTCCCAAATGCGGGATAAAATTTCCCCAGCGGTTTCTCACTCGCAAATTCTCGAAGTTTTGGAGTCTTTAGCAAGGCGATCGCTGATTGAAAAAATTACGGAAAAAACCAGCGACTCCGATCCAGTGATGTTTACCCTTCAGCCCGTGGTAATGAAGTATATTGTTAACCAATTTAAGCACATATTCCAGTGA
- a CDS encoding protein kinase, which yields MLSTGMRVQNRYIIVEKLGSGGFGEVFAVRDEKSCHKVKVIKVLKVLNLDNIPASEKDKAIALFQREAKVLSYLNHPGIPKVEPQGYFTIENDQETIHCLVMEKIAGENLLTWLKQRDRQPIASSLAIDWLKQLLEILQELHQNHYFHRDIKPENIMLQPNGKLVLIDFGGVRQINNTYLVKLGEDREHTRLMSPEGYTPIEQINGKAVPQSDFFALGRTMVHLLTGIVPINLPENETNGDLIWRDRASEIPDKLADLLDEMMALFPRERPSSTEVILSRLNDLASLEGLECFKSGDSAGKIIPFKDIIEKILKAKKAIASVILLLTALGFVWHFASNKLAVESNKLAVEMNKVGILYHKNQQFNRAKSYYQIAILLKSDYDQAYYNLGSLYEDQNDIDSAIRQYEEAMKYQNATAYNNRGRIELFYALDQNCHRAASLFLEGLKIVTNNSVKYALLTNLGRAQLCLDAYEKAKKSLEEAIAINGDRPEAYCILAPVMDYLKNESATKDALAKCPIYSIRLRELDNWLKEK from the coding sequence ATGTTATCTACCGGAATGCGGGTGCAAAATCGCTATATAATTGTGGAAAAGCTTGGGTCAGGGGGCTTTGGCGAAGTTTTTGCTGTCCGGGATGAAAAGTCTTGCCATAAAGTTAAAGTTATTAAAGTTCTCAAAGTTCTCAATTTAGACAATATTCCCGCATCAGAGAAAGACAAGGCGATCGCGCTTTTTCAAAGAGAAGCAAAAGTTTTAAGCTATCTCAATCATCCCGGCATTCCCAAGGTCGAACCCCAGGGATATTTTACCATTGAAAATGACCAGGAAACCATTCATTGTTTGGTGATGGAAAAAATTGCCGGGGAAAATTTATTAACCTGGTTAAAGCAAAGAGATCGTCAACCGATTGCCTCGTCATTGGCAATTGACTGGTTAAAACAACTGCTGGAAATATTGCAAGAACTGCACCAAAATCATTACTTTCACCGAGATATTAAGCCAGAAAATATTATGCTGCAACCGAACGGCAAGCTGGTTTTAATTGACTTTGGGGGAGTCAGGCAAATTAACAATACTTATCTGGTAAAGTTAGGAGAAGATCGGGAACATACGAGATTAATGTCTCCAGAAGGTTATACCCCAATTGAGCAAATTAATGGCAAAGCGGTGCCTCAATCAGATTTCTTTGCCCTCGGTCGGACAATGGTGCATTTGCTGACGGGAATTGTGCCGATTAATTTACCAGAAAATGAAACTAACGGGGATTTAATTTGGCGCGATCGCGCATCGGAAATTCCCGATAAATTGGCAGATTTACTGGATGAGATGATGGCTTTGTTTCCCAGGGAACGTCCCTCTAGTACCGAAGTTATTTTATCCCGGTTAAATGATTTAGCATCTTTAGAAGGTTTAGAATGTTTTAAATCTGGTGATTCGGCAGGCAAAATTATCCCATTTAAGGATATAATAGAAAAAATTCTTAAAGCAAAGAAAGCGATCGCTTCTGTAATATTATTACTAACGGCATTGGGGTTCGTCTGGCATTTTGCGTCAAATAAACTGGCTGTTGAGTCAAATAAACTGGCTGTTGAGATGAATAAAGTGGGAATTTTATATCACAAAAATCAGCAGTTTAACCGGGCTAAAAGTTACTATCAAATAGCAATATTACTAAAGTCTGATTACGACCAAGCTTATTATAATCTTGGCTCCCTTTATGAAGACCAAAACGATATTGATTCAGCGATTCGGCAATATGAGGAAGCTATGAAATATCAAAACGCCACAGCTTATAATAACCGAGGGCGGATCGAACTTTTCTATGCGCTAGATCAAAATTGTCACCGGGCAGCTTCCCTATTTTTAGAGGGTTTAAAGATCGTTACAAATAATTCAGTAAAATATGCCTTGCTGACTAACCTGGGTAGAGCACAACTCTGCCTGGACGCATACGAAAAGGCGAAAAAATCCCTGGAAGAAGCGATCGCAATTAACGGCGATCGGCCAGAAGCTTATTGTATTCTAGCACCAGTAATGGATTATTTGAAAAACGAGTCTGCTACAAAAGACGCATTAGCAAAATGTCCCATATATTCTATCAGATTACGAGAATTAGATAATTGGTTAAAAGAAAAATAA